One Brassica napus cultivar Da-Ae chromosome C4, Da-Ae, whole genome shotgun sequence genomic region harbors:
- the LOC106391252 gene encoding ribosomal protein S14, mitochondrial-like — protein MPNRAQIKQAHNHRRSSFESIRGTQTLIQSRDGNLPKPMANLRGVLTNVSSYCQRSFSQSALLWRSAVKPPNNLAQIQSRQISTSLAKHSGTEQGVKRNSADHRRRLLAARFELRRKLYKAFCKDPELPSEMREKNRYKLSKLPRNSAFTRIRNRCVFTGRSRSVTELFRMSRICFRGLANKGELVGIKKSSW, from the coding sequence ATGCCCAACCGAGCCCAAATTAAACAGGCCCATAACCATAGAAGAAGCAGCTTTGAATCGATTCGAGGAACTCAAACCCTAATCCAATCCCGCGACGGCAATCTCCCGAAACCAATGGCCAACCTCCGAGGAGTCCTAACCAACGTATCTTCCTACTGTCAACGTTCCTTCTCTCAATCGGCTCTGCTATGGCGATCCGCGGTCAAACCTCCGAACAACCTCGCTCAAATCCAATCCAGACAAATCTCTACATCTCTCGCGAAACACAGTGGTACGGAGCAAGGCGTGAAGCGAAACAGTGCAGATCACAGACGCAGATTGCTCGCGGCGAGATTCGAGCTGAGAAGGAAGCTCTACAAAGCGTTTTGCAAGGATCCGGAGCTTCCTAGCGAAATGAGAGAGAAGAATCGTTATAAGCTGTCGAAACTGCCGAGGAACAGTGCGTTTACGAGGATAAGGAATCGATGTGTGTTCACTGGTCGGTCTAGGTCCGTGACGGAGCTGTTTCGGATGTCTAGGATCTGTTTCCGTGGGTTGGCGAATAAAGGGGAGTTGGTGGGTATAAAGAAGTCGTCTTGGTAA
- the LOC106394491 gene encoding uncharacterized protein LOC106394491, whose protein sequence is MVNRSKNRFTMKTKYGAAVAPVFVLAGAYVAWNYINHRLWRKKDDNNGRDIRKGIHNSISKETSLKRRRKDQKTLSRSVSMGAIRGGKVALQRLLDLHSYHLDTSSLVNAEIEFESLLSKEKPDFGLLQRDIVKMEMSGKEAKGVEILKKALEKAKAEGKGHEAYEIEMLLVEMLIYMGNIEEASKCKCLEDDFITDARRPLYQTIIYYFRGDPWKQVEETFNRFREIQMGLQWPGNSEESESHEITLDEFKKVMESLKHEIEDSKKRQTVNSTPREAK, encoded by the exons ATGGTTAATCGGTCCAAGAACAGGTTCACCATGAAAACAAAGTATGGAGCAGCAGTTGCACCCGTCTTCGTCCTTGCTGGTGCATATGTCGCTTGGAATTACATAAATCATCGGTTATGGAGAAAGAAGGACGACAACAATGGTCGAGATATCAGAAAAGGCATCCATAACAGCATTAGTAAGGAGACTTCTTTAAAAAGACGTCGAAAGGATCAGAAAACCCTCTCAAGATCTGTTTCAATGGGGGCTATTCGAGGAGGAAAAGTGGCATTGCAGAGATTGCTTGACTTGCACTCATATCATCTTGATACTTCTTCCCTTGTAAATGCTGAGATTGAATTTGAATCTTTGCTTTCCAAGGAAAAGCCGGATTTCGGGTTGCTTCAG AGAGACATTGTGAAGATGGAAATGAGTGGAAAAGaagcaaaaggagttgagatattGAAGAAAGCACTGGAGAAAGCAAAAGCAGAAGGAAAAGGTCATGAGGCTTATGAGATCGAGATGTTGCTTGTGGAGATGTTGATCTACATG ggaAACATTGAAGAGGCTTCGAAATGTAAGTGCTTAGAGGATGATTTCATAACAGATGCAAGGCGTCCTCTCTACCAG ACTATAATATATTACTTTCGTGGAGATCCTTGGAAGCAAGTCGAGGAGACATTCAACAGGTTCAGGGAGATTCAGATGGGTCTACAATGGCCTGGAAACTCAGAGGAAAGTGAGAGCCACGAAATCACATTAGATGAGTTCAAGAAAGTAATGGAATCTCTCAAGCACGAAATTGAAGACAGCAAGAAAAGACAAACGGTTAACTCAACTCCACGTGAGGCTAAATAA
- the BNAC04G10730D gene encoding uncharacterized protein BNAC04G10730D yields MVFYNNDSCKSVSTLMLLVGLCVFAAASDGKTSPVEDGLVVNGDFETPPSNGFPDDAMVQDSTEIPSWRSDGTVELIKSGQKQGGMILIVPEGRHAVRLGNDAEISQELAVEKGFIYSVTFSAARTCAQLESLNVSVASDEPIASQTIDLQTLYSVQGWDPYAWAFEAVEDRVRLVFRNPGMEDDPTCGPIIDDIAVKKLFTPDKPKGNAVVNGDFEEGPWMFRNTTLGVLLPTNLDEETSSLPGWTVESNRAVRFIDSDHFSVPEGKRAVELLSGKEGIISQMVETKANVPYKMSFSLGHAGDKCKEPLAVMAFAGDQAQNFHYMAQANSSFEVSELNFTAKADRTRIAFYSVYYNTRTDDMSSLCGPVIDDVRVWFSGSSRIGFGLPVLVLVLALVFI; encoded by the exons ATGGTGTTTTACAACAATGATAGTTGCAAATCGGTTTCCACTCTAATGCTTCTGGTTGGTCTCTGCGTCTTCGCTGCAGCCTCCGACGGCAAAACTTCGCCGGTCGAAGACG GCTTGGTTGTTAACGGCGACTTCGAGACTCCACCGTCAAACGGCTTCCCTGATGACGCCATGGTCCAAGACTCCACCGAGATCCCTAGCTGGCGATCTGACGGCACCGTGGAGCTAATAAAGTCCGGTCAAAAACAAGGAGGGATGATCCTGATCGTTCCCGAGGGACGCCACGCCGTGAGGTTAGGAAACGATGCCGAGATCAGCCAAGAACTCGCGGTGGAGAAAGGTTTTATCTACTCCGTCACGTTCAGCGCCGCACGCACGTGTGCGCAGCTCGAGTCGCTGAACGTCTCGGTGGCTTCCGATGAGCCCATCGCGTCGCAGACCATTGACCTGCAAACGCTTTACAGCGTTCAAGGGTGGGACCCTTATGCTTGGGCGTTTGAAGCGGTTGAGGATCGCGTCCGGTTGGTGTTTAGGAATCCTGGTATGGAGGATGATCCTACTTGTGGGCCAATCATCGACGACATCGCCGTCAAGAAACTCTTTACTCCTGATAAACCCAAAG GCAATGCCGTGGTTAACGGAGATTTCGAAGAAGGTCCATGGATGTTCAGAAACACGACCCTAGGTGTTCTCCTTCCGACAAACCTCGACGAAGAAACCTCCTCTCTTCCCGGTTGGACCGTCGAATCAAACCGGGCAGTCCGGTTTATCGACTCAGATCACTTCTCGGTCCCTGAGGGAAAGCGAGCGGTGGAGCTGCTATCGGGCAAAGAAGGCATAATCTCTCAAATGGTTGAGACAAAGGCCAACGTTCCGTACAAGATGTCTTTCTCGTTGGGTCACGCAGGCGACAAGTGCAAGGAGCCTCTGGCTGTAATGGCGTTTGCCGGCGATCAAGCTCAGAACTTTCACTACATGGCGCAAGCGAACTCTAGTTTCGAAGTCTCCGAGTTGAATTTCACGGCGAAGGCAGACCGTACGAGGATTGCTTTCTACAGCGTTTATTACAATACTAGGACGGATGATATGAGCTCCTTGTGTGGGCCTGTGATTGATGACGTCAGGGTTTGGTTCTCCGGGTCTAGTAGAATTGGGTTTGGGCTTCCGGTTTTGGTTCTGGTTCTCGCATTGGTTTTTATCTAG